The Lacipirellulaceae bacterium genome contains a region encoding:
- a CDS encoding tetratricopeptide repeat protein, translating into MLQEIMLVPSRTVRKLFGSLILCLLAAYSSTTAQAQLTTENLIGDAVSLSNRSYPEVEDAIQRFRNKDVEAAQAFLERAKEKYPKLPPTNVTMAKMFIVGRNGKAARLLLEKATVESPNDPEAYLLLADDAFTSGRTTEAAVLFEKAGELNEAFDENAKRKGKFEVRVIAGKAGVAERRQQWETAEKLLRQWIEMDPDSAPGHQRLGVTLYRLDKFDEARSEFKEARELRDDFNHPEIVMGRLFARDDKDKEAKQAYEKAYAADGDNEDTGRAYAEYLLKENNLDEATKVSAKLVKQNPESIPALLLDSVIAKLKGSSDLAKKNLTKILDIDPSNADATNLLAIILVDSEKQSDKDKALSYAQVNAQRFAKSPQARVTYSWVLHKLGKSREAQASLKDISGSNLTSDSGYLVSQMIADLGQKEQARKMLAQVLKRSETMLLFEAKARDLLAKLEAEEK; encoded by the coding sequence ATGCTCCAAGAGATCATGCTCGTCCCATCACGTACGGTTCGAAAGCTTTTCGGATCACTCATTCTCTGCCTGTTGGCTGCTTACTCAAGTACGACGGCCCAGGCCCAATTGACAACCGAGAATCTGATCGGTGATGCCGTTTCGCTTTCGAATCGTTCCTATCCGGAAGTCGAAGACGCGATCCAGCGCTTTCGCAATAAAGATGTCGAAGCGGCTCAGGCATTTCTTGAGCGAGCCAAAGAAAAGTATCCCAAGCTGCCGCCAACCAATGTGACCATGGCCAAGATGTTTATCGTTGGTCGCAATGGGAAAGCCGCACGGCTTCTGTTGGAGAAGGCAACCGTCGAAAGCCCGAATGATCCCGAAGCGTATTTGTTGTTAGCGGACGATGCGTTTACTTCGGGGAGAACCACCGAAGCGGCCGTGTTGTTTGAAAAAGCTGGTGAGTTAAACGAAGCGTTTGATGAAAACGCGAAGCGCAAAGGGAAATTTGAAGTCCGGGTGATTGCTGGTAAGGCGGGGGTCGCTGAACGTCGACAGCAATGGGAGACGGCCGAAAAACTTCTTCGACAATGGATCGAGATGGACCCCGACAGTGCTCCTGGTCATCAACGTCTGGGAGTCACACTCTACCGTCTGGATAAGTTCGATGAGGCACGCTCTGAATTCAAAGAAGCACGCGAGTTGCGAGACGATTTTAACCACCCCGAGATCGTCATGGGCCGTCTGTTCGCTCGCGACGACAAGGACAAGGAAGCAAAACAAGCCTACGAAAAGGCCTACGCGGCTGATGGTGACAATGAAGACACCGGGCGTGCCTACGCTGAGTACCTTCTCAAGGAAAACAACCTCGATGAAGCGACCAAGGTTTCCGCCAAGCTCGTCAAGCAAAACCCTGAATCGATTCCAGCTCTTCTGCTGGATAGTGTGATTGCGAAGTTGAAAGGGAGTAGCGACCTGGCGAAGAAGAACCTGACGAAGATTCTCGACATCGATCCGTCGAACGCTGACGCCACGAATCTACTGGCGATTATTCTTGTTGATAGCGAGAAACAGTCCGACAAGGACAAAGCACTGAGCTACGCCCAAGTGAATGCCCAGCGATTCGCCAAGAGCCCCCAAGCACGCGTGACGTATTCCTGGGTGCTTCATAAACTAGGCAAAAGCCGCGAAGCACAAGCGTCGCTCAAGGACATTTCTGGAAGCAACCTCACGTCCGATTCAGGCTACTTGGTTTCGCAAATGATCGCCGACTTAGGCCAGAAGGAACAAGCTCGCAAGATGCTTGCGCAAGTGCTGAAGCGTTCCGAAACGATGCTGTTGTTCGAGGCGAAAGCGCGCGATCTGCTGGCGAAGCTTGAGGCTGAGGAGAAGTAG